One genomic window of Monodelphis domestica isolate mMonDom1 chromosome 1, mMonDom1.pri, whole genome shotgun sequence includes the following:
- the SH3GLB2 gene encoding endophilin-B2 isoform X8, with protein sequence MDFNMKKLASDAGIFFTRAVQFTEEKFGQAEKTELDAHFENLLARADSTKNWTEKILRQTEVLLQPNPSARVEEFLYEKLDRKVPSRVTNGELLAQYMTEAANELGPETPYGKTLIKVGETEKCLGAAERDFIHSASINFLTPLRNFLEGDWRTISKERRILQNRRLDLDACKARLKKAKAAEAKAAAEQELRVAQTEFDRQAEVTRLLLEGISSTHVNHLRCLQEFVESQATYYAQCYRHMLDLQKQLGRFPGTFVGNTEPASSPLSSASLATAAATIPVVPTVAGIPATGEAAISLDDVAPPASGTRKARVLYDYEAADSSELALLADELITVYSLPGMDPDWLIGERGNRKGKVPVTYLELLS encoded by the exons ATGGACTTCAACATGAAGAAGCTGGCGTCGGACGCGGGCATCTTCTTCACCAGGGCGGTGCAG TTCACTGAGGAGAAGTTCGGTCAGGCAGAGAAGACAGAACTAGATGCTCACTTTGAAAACCTCCTGGCTCGGGCAGACAGCACCAAGAACTGGACAGAAAAGATCCTTCGCCAGACGGAGGTGCTACTACAACCAAATCCTA GTGCCCGGGTAGAAGAATTCCTCTATGAGAAGCTGGACAGGAAGGTTCCCTCTCGAGTCACCAATGGGGAGCTGCTGGCCCAGTACATGACAGAGGCTGCCAATGAGCTGGGGCCGGAGACACCCTATG GGAAGACCCTGATCAAGGTTGGAGAGACGGAGAAATGCCTTGGGGCAGCAGAGCGAGACTTCATCCACTCGGCTTCCATCAACTTTTTGACTCCTCTTCGGAACTTCTTAGAAGGGGATTGGAGGACAATTTCG AAAGAGAGGCGGATTCTTCAGAACCGGCGCCTGGATCTTGATGCCTGCAAAGCCAGACTGAAAAAGGCCAAAGCAGCTGAAGCGAAAGCTGCG GCTGAGCAGGAACTTCGTGTGGCTCAGACAGAGTTCGATCGGCAGGCGGAGGTTACTCGTCTCCTGTTAGAAGGAATTAGCAGTACCCAT gtGAATCACCTTCGCTGCCTCCAGGAGTTTGTGGAGTCCCAGGCCACATATTATGCCCAGTGCTATCGACACATGCTGGACCTACAGAAACAGCTGGGCAG aTTTCCAGGCACCTTTGTGGGCAACACAGAACCTGCTTCCTCACCTCTGAGCAGTGCCTCCCTGGCGACGGCTGCTGCCACCATCCCGGTAGTGCCCACTGTGGCTGGTATCCCTGCCACAGGAGAAGCTGCCATCAGCTTGGATGATGTGGCTCCACCTGCTAGTGGTACCCGAAAGGCCAGAGTGTTGTATGACTATGAGGCAGCTGACAGCAGTGAACTGGCCCTCCTGGCTGATGAG CTCATTACAGTCTACAGCCTCCCTGGAATGGATCCTGACTGGCTCATAGGGGAGAGAGGCAACAGAAAGGGGAAAGTGCCTGTCACCTACTTGGAACTGCTCAGTTAG
- the SH3GLB2 gene encoding endophilin-B2 isoform X2: MDFNMKKLASDAGIFFTRAVQFTEEKFGQAEKTELDAHFENLLARADSTKNWTEKILRQTEVLLQPNPSARVEEFLYEKLDRKVPSRVTNGELLAQYMTEAANELGPETPYGKTLIKVGETEKCLGAAERDFIHSASINFLTPLRNFLEGDWRTISKERRILQNRRLDLDACKARLKKAKAAEAKAAAVPDFQETRPRNYILSASASALWSDEVDKAEQELRVAQTEFDRQAEVTRLLLEGISSTHVNHLRCLQEFVESQATYYAQCYRHMLDLQKQLGSTQGVIFPGTFVGNTEPASSPLSSASLATAAATIPVVPTVAGIPATGEAAISLDDVAPPASGTRKARVLYDYEAADSSELALLADELITVYSLPGMDPDWLIGERGNRKGKVPVTYLELLS, from the exons ATGGACTTCAACATGAAGAAGCTGGCGTCGGACGCGGGCATCTTCTTCACCAGGGCGGTGCAG TTCACTGAGGAGAAGTTCGGTCAGGCAGAGAAGACAGAACTAGATGCTCACTTTGAAAACCTCCTGGCTCGGGCAGACAGCACCAAGAACTGGACAGAAAAGATCCTTCGCCAGACGGAGGTGCTACTACAACCAAATCCTA GTGCCCGGGTAGAAGAATTCCTCTATGAGAAGCTGGACAGGAAGGTTCCCTCTCGAGTCACCAATGGGGAGCTGCTGGCCCAGTACATGACAGAGGCTGCCAATGAGCTGGGGCCGGAGACACCCTATG GGAAGACCCTGATCAAGGTTGGAGAGACGGAGAAATGCCTTGGGGCAGCAGAGCGAGACTTCATCCACTCGGCTTCCATCAACTTTTTGACTCCTCTTCGGAACTTCTTAGAAGGGGATTGGAGGACAATTTCG AAAGAGAGGCGGATTCTTCAGAACCGGCGCCTGGATCTTGATGCCTGCAAAGCCAGACTGAAAAAGGCCAAAGCAGCTGAAGCGAAAGCTGCG gcCGTGCCTGATTTTCAGGAGACTAGACCTCGTAATTACATTCTCTCTGCCAGCGCATCCGCG CTGTGGAGTGATGAGGTAGATAAG GCTGAGCAGGAACTTCGTGTGGCTCAGACAGAGTTCGATCGGCAGGCGGAGGTTACTCGTCTCCTGTTAGAAGGAATTAGCAGTACCCAT gtGAATCACCTTCGCTGCCTCCAGGAGTTTGTGGAGTCCCAGGCCACATATTATGCCCAGTGCTATCGACACATGCTGGACCTACAGAAACAGCTGGGCAG TACTCAAGGTGTGAT aTTTCCAGGCACCTTTGTGGGCAACACAGAACCTGCTTCCTCACCTCTGAGCAGTGCCTCCCTGGCGACGGCTGCTGCCACCATCCCGGTAGTGCCCACTGTGGCTGGTATCCCTGCCACAGGAGAAGCTGCCATCAGCTTGGATGATGTGGCTCCACCTGCTAGTGGTACCCGAAAGGCCAGAGTGTTGTATGACTATGAGGCAGCTGACAGCAGTGAACTGGCCCTCCTGGCTGATGAG CTCATTACAGTCTACAGCCTCCCTGGAATGGATCCTGACTGGCTCATAGGGGAGAGAGGCAACAGAAAGGGGAAAGTGCCTGTCACCTACTTGGAACTGCTCAGTTAG
- the SH3GLB2 gene encoding endophilin-B2 isoform X9, with product MDFNMKKLASDAGIFFTRAVQFTEEKFGQAEKTELDAHFENLLARADSTKNWTEKILRQTEVLLQPNPSARVEEFLYEKLDRKVPSRVTNGELLAQYMTEAANELGPETPYGKTLIKVGETEKCLGAAERDFIHSASINFLTPLRNFLEGDWRTISKERRILQNRRLDLDACKARLKKAKAAEAKAATIPRPTGYLYSEGPGEHSRSGTPKRIKPSGFPPFPSCALNLTWVGLNHNQEEEVRGLRGSARMSPIRPKLEGEGSGSGLPTCIGAISFEPAGSLKGAVCSAMVALAQSIGHPQTRLPPYQRISLFHCPSLPTHGSLPKCHL from the exons ATGGACTTCAACATGAAGAAGCTGGCGTCGGACGCGGGCATCTTCTTCACCAGGGCGGTGCAG TTCACTGAGGAGAAGTTCGGTCAGGCAGAGAAGACAGAACTAGATGCTCACTTTGAAAACCTCCTGGCTCGGGCAGACAGCACCAAGAACTGGACAGAAAAGATCCTTCGCCAGACGGAGGTGCTACTACAACCAAATCCTA GTGCCCGGGTAGAAGAATTCCTCTATGAGAAGCTGGACAGGAAGGTTCCCTCTCGAGTCACCAATGGGGAGCTGCTGGCCCAGTACATGACAGAGGCTGCCAATGAGCTGGGGCCGGAGACACCCTATG GGAAGACCCTGATCAAGGTTGGAGAGACGGAGAAATGCCTTGGGGCAGCAGAGCGAGACTTCATCCACTCGGCTTCCATCAACTTTTTGACTCCTCTTCGGAACTTCTTAGAAGGGGATTGGAGGACAATTTCG AAAGAGAGGCGGATTCTTCAGAACCGGCGCCTGGATCTTGATGCCTGCAAAGCCAGACTGAAAAAGGCCAAAGCAGCTGAAGCGAAAGCTGCG ACCATCCCTAGACCCACTGGCTACCTGTATTCAGAGGGCCCCGGGGAACATTCCAGATCTGGGACACCTAAAAGGATCAAGCCATCAGGCTTCCCTCCATTCCCTTCTTGTGCCCTGAATCTTACCTGGGTAGGTTTAAACCACAACCAGGAGGAGGAAGTCAGAGGACTAAGGGGATCTGCTAGAATGAGCCCCATCAGGCCCAAGTTAGAGGGAGAGGGATCTGGTTCTGGGCTTCCCACTTGCATTGGGGCAATCTCCTTTGAGCCAGCTGGGTCCCTCAAAGGAGCAGTATGCTCAGCTATGGTGGCTCTAGCCCAAAGTATAGGACATCCCCAAACCCGTCTGCCCCCCTACCAGAGGATATCCCTCTTCCACTGTCCAAGCCTCCCCACGCACGGGTCTCTTCCGAAATGCCATCTCTAG
- the SH3GLB2 gene encoding endophilin-B2 isoform X7 yields the protein MDFNMKKLASDAGIFFTRAVQFTEEKFGQAEKTELDAHFENLLARADSTKNWTEKILRQTEVLLQPNPSARVEEFLYEKLDRKVPSRVTNGELLAQYMTEAANELGPETPYGKTLIKVGETEKCLGAAERDFIHSASINFLTPLRNFLEGDWRTISKERRILQNRRLDLDACKARLKKAKAAEAKAAAEQELRVAQTEFDRQAEVTRLLLEGISSTHVNHLRCLQEFVESQATYYAQCYRHMLDLQKQLGSTQGVIFPGTFVGNTEPASSPLSSASLATAAATIPVVPTVAGIPATGEAAISLDDVAPPASGTRKARVLYDYEAADSSELALLADELITVYSLPGMDPDWLIGERGNRKGKVPVTYLELLS from the exons ATGGACTTCAACATGAAGAAGCTGGCGTCGGACGCGGGCATCTTCTTCACCAGGGCGGTGCAG TTCACTGAGGAGAAGTTCGGTCAGGCAGAGAAGACAGAACTAGATGCTCACTTTGAAAACCTCCTGGCTCGGGCAGACAGCACCAAGAACTGGACAGAAAAGATCCTTCGCCAGACGGAGGTGCTACTACAACCAAATCCTA GTGCCCGGGTAGAAGAATTCCTCTATGAGAAGCTGGACAGGAAGGTTCCCTCTCGAGTCACCAATGGGGAGCTGCTGGCCCAGTACATGACAGAGGCTGCCAATGAGCTGGGGCCGGAGACACCCTATG GGAAGACCCTGATCAAGGTTGGAGAGACGGAGAAATGCCTTGGGGCAGCAGAGCGAGACTTCATCCACTCGGCTTCCATCAACTTTTTGACTCCTCTTCGGAACTTCTTAGAAGGGGATTGGAGGACAATTTCG AAAGAGAGGCGGATTCTTCAGAACCGGCGCCTGGATCTTGATGCCTGCAAAGCCAGACTGAAAAAGGCCAAAGCAGCTGAAGCGAAAGCTGCG GCTGAGCAGGAACTTCGTGTGGCTCAGACAGAGTTCGATCGGCAGGCGGAGGTTACTCGTCTCCTGTTAGAAGGAATTAGCAGTACCCAT gtGAATCACCTTCGCTGCCTCCAGGAGTTTGTGGAGTCCCAGGCCACATATTATGCCCAGTGCTATCGACACATGCTGGACCTACAGAAACAGCTGGGCAG TACTCAAGGTGTGAT aTTTCCAGGCACCTTTGTGGGCAACACAGAACCTGCTTCCTCACCTCTGAGCAGTGCCTCCCTGGCGACGGCTGCTGCCACCATCCCGGTAGTGCCCACTGTGGCTGGTATCCCTGCCACAGGAGAAGCTGCCATCAGCTTGGATGATGTGGCTCCACCTGCTAGTGGTACCCGAAAGGCCAGAGTGTTGTATGACTATGAGGCAGCTGACAGCAGTGAACTGGCCCTCCTGGCTGATGAG CTCATTACAGTCTACAGCCTCCCTGGAATGGATCCTGACTGGCTCATAGGGGAGAGAGGCAACAGAAAGGGGAAAGTGCCTGTCACCTACTTGGAACTGCTCAGTTAG
- the SH3GLB2 gene encoding endophilin-B2 isoform X1, with the protein MDFNMKKLASDAGIFFTRAVQFTEEKFGQAEKTELDAHFENLLARADSTKNWTEKILRQTEVLLQPNPSARVEEFLYEKLDRKVPSRVTNGELLAQYMTEAANELGPETPYGKTLIKVGETEKCLGAAERDFIHSASINFLTPLRNFLEGDWRTISKERRILQNRRLDLDACKARLKKAKAAEAKAACEGDAVPDFQETRPRNYILSASASALWSDEVDKAEQELRVAQTEFDRQAEVTRLLLEGISSTHVNHLRCLQEFVESQATYYAQCYRHMLDLQKQLGSTQGVIFPGTFVGNTEPASSPLSSASLATAAATIPVVPTVAGIPATGEAAISLDDVAPPASGTRKARVLYDYEAADSSELALLADELITVYSLPGMDPDWLIGERGNRKGKVPVTYLELLS; encoded by the exons ATGGACTTCAACATGAAGAAGCTGGCGTCGGACGCGGGCATCTTCTTCACCAGGGCGGTGCAG TTCACTGAGGAGAAGTTCGGTCAGGCAGAGAAGACAGAACTAGATGCTCACTTTGAAAACCTCCTGGCTCGGGCAGACAGCACCAAGAACTGGACAGAAAAGATCCTTCGCCAGACGGAGGTGCTACTACAACCAAATCCTA GTGCCCGGGTAGAAGAATTCCTCTATGAGAAGCTGGACAGGAAGGTTCCCTCTCGAGTCACCAATGGGGAGCTGCTGGCCCAGTACATGACAGAGGCTGCCAATGAGCTGGGGCCGGAGACACCCTATG GGAAGACCCTGATCAAGGTTGGAGAGACGGAGAAATGCCTTGGGGCAGCAGAGCGAGACTTCATCCACTCGGCTTCCATCAACTTTTTGACTCCTCTTCGGAACTTCTTAGAAGGGGATTGGAGGACAATTTCG AAAGAGAGGCGGATTCTTCAGAACCGGCGCCTGGATCTTGATGCCTGCAAAGCCAGACTGAAAAAGGCCAAAGCAGCTGAAGCGAAAGCTGCG TGTGAGGGAGAT gcCGTGCCTGATTTTCAGGAGACTAGACCTCGTAATTACATTCTCTCTGCCAGCGCATCCGCG CTGTGGAGTGATGAGGTAGATAAG GCTGAGCAGGAACTTCGTGTGGCTCAGACAGAGTTCGATCGGCAGGCGGAGGTTACTCGTCTCCTGTTAGAAGGAATTAGCAGTACCCAT gtGAATCACCTTCGCTGCCTCCAGGAGTTTGTGGAGTCCCAGGCCACATATTATGCCCAGTGCTATCGACACATGCTGGACCTACAGAAACAGCTGGGCAG TACTCAAGGTGTGAT aTTTCCAGGCACCTTTGTGGGCAACACAGAACCTGCTTCCTCACCTCTGAGCAGTGCCTCCCTGGCGACGGCTGCTGCCACCATCCCGGTAGTGCCCACTGTGGCTGGTATCCCTGCCACAGGAGAAGCTGCCATCAGCTTGGATGATGTGGCTCCACCTGCTAGTGGTACCCGAAAGGCCAGAGTGTTGTATGACTATGAGGCAGCTGACAGCAGTGAACTGGCCCTCCTGGCTGATGAG CTCATTACAGTCTACAGCCTCCCTGGAATGGATCCTGACTGGCTCATAGGGGAGAGAGGCAACAGAAAGGGGAAAGTGCCTGTCACCTACTTGGAACTGCTCAGTTAG
- the SH3GLB2 gene encoding endophilin-B2 isoform X4 — protein sequence MDFNMKKLASDAGIFFTRAVQFTEEKFGQAEKTELDAHFENLLARADSTKNWTEKILRQTEVLLQPNPSARVEEFLYEKLDRKVPSRVTNGELLAQYMTEAANELGPETPYGKTLIKVGETEKCLGAAERDFIHSASINFLTPLRNFLEGDWRTISKERRILQNRRLDLDACKARLKKAKAAEAKAAAVPDFQETRPRNYILSASASALWSDEVDKAEQELRVAQTEFDRQAEVTRLLLEGISSTHVNHLRCLQEFVESQATYYAQCYRHMLDLQKQLGRFPGTFVGNTEPASSPLSSASLATAAATIPVVPTVAGIPATGEAAISLDDVAPPASGTRKARVLYDYEAADSSELALLADELITVYSLPGMDPDWLIGERGNRKGKVPVTYLELLS from the exons ATGGACTTCAACATGAAGAAGCTGGCGTCGGACGCGGGCATCTTCTTCACCAGGGCGGTGCAG TTCACTGAGGAGAAGTTCGGTCAGGCAGAGAAGACAGAACTAGATGCTCACTTTGAAAACCTCCTGGCTCGGGCAGACAGCACCAAGAACTGGACAGAAAAGATCCTTCGCCAGACGGAGGTGCTACTACAACCAAATCCTA GTGCCCGGGTAGAAGAATTCCTCTATGAGAAGCTGGACAGGAAGGTTCCCTCTCGAGTCACCAATGGGGAGCTGCTGGCCCAGTACATGACAGAGGCTGCCAATGAGCTGGGGCCGGAGACACCCTATG GGAAGACCCTGATCAAGGTTGGAGAGACGGAGAAATGCCTTGGGGCAGCAGAGCGAGACTTCATCCACTCGGCTTCCATCAACTTTTTGACTCCTCTTCGGAACTTCTTAGAAGGGGATTGGAGGACAATTTCG AAAGAGAGGCGGATTCTTCAGAACCGGCGCCTGGATCTTGATGCCTGCAAAGCCAGACTGAAAAAGGCCAAAGCAGCTGAAGCGAAAGCTGCG gcCGTGCCTGATTTTCAGGAGACTAGACCTCGTAATTACATTCTCTCTGCCAGCGCATCCGCG CTGTGGAGTGATGAGGTAGATAAG GCTGAGCAGGAACTTCGTGTGGCTCAGACAGAGTTCGATCGGCAGGCGGAGGTTACTCGTCTCCTGTTAGAAGGAATTAGCAGTACCCAT gtGAATCACCTTCGCTGCCTCCAGGAGTTTGTGGAGTCCCAGGCCACATATTATGCCCAGTGCTATCGACACATGCTGGACCTACAGAAACAGCTGGGCAG aTTTCCAGGCACCTTTGTGGGCAACACAGAACCTGCTTCCTCACCTCTGAGCAGTGCCTCCCTGGCGACGGCTGCTGCCACCATCCCGGTAGTGCCCACTGTGGCTGGTATCCCTGCCACAGGAGAAGCTGCCATCAGCTTGGATGATGTGGCTCCACCTGCTAGTGGTACCCGAAAGGCCAGAGTGTTGTATGACTATGAGGCAGCTGACAGCAGTGAACTGGCCCTCCTGGCTGATGAG CTCATTACAGTCTACAGCCTCCCTGGAATGGATCCTGACTGGCTCATAGGGGAGAGAGGCAACAGAAAGGGGAAAGTGCCTGTCACCTACTTGGAACTGCTCAGTTAG
- the SH3GLB2 gene encoding endophilin-B2 isoform X3 encodes MDFNMKKLASDAGIFFTRAVQFTEEKFGQAEKTELDAHFENLLARADSTKNWTEKILRQTEVLLQPNPSARVEEFLYEKLDRKVPSRVTNGELLAQYMTEAANELGPETPYGKTLIKVGETEKCLGAAERDFIHSASINFLTPLRNFLEGDWRTISKERRILQNRRLDLDACKARLKKAKAAEAKAACEGDAVPDFQETRPRNYILSASASALWSDEVDKAEQELRVAQTEFDRQAEVTRLLLEGISSTHVNHLRCLQEFVESQATYYAQCYRHMLDLQKQLGRFPGTFVGNTEPASSPLSSASLATAAATIPVVPTVAGIPATGEAAISLDDVAPPASGTRKARVLYDYEAADSSELALLADELITVYSLPGMDPDWLIGERGNRKGKVPVTYLELLS; translated from the exons ATGGACTTCAACATGAAGAAGCTGGCGTCGGACGCGGGCATCTTCTTCACCAGGGCGGTGCAG TTCACTGAGGAGAAGTTCGGTCAGGCAGAGAAGACAGAACTAGATGCTCACTTTGAAAACCTCCTGGCTCGGGCAGACAGCACCAAGAACTGGACAGAAAAGATCCTTCGCCAGACGGAGGTGCTACTACAACCAAATCCTA GTGCCCGGGTAGAAGAATTCCTCTATGAGAAGCTGGACAGGAAGGTTCCCTCTCGAGTCACCAATGGGGAGCTGCTGGCCCAGTACATGACAGAGGCTGCCAATGAGCTGGGGCCGGAGACACCCTATG GGAAGACCCTGATCAAGGTTGGAGAGACGGAGAAATGCCTTGGGGCAGCAGAGCGAGACTTCATCCACTCGGCTTCCATCAACTTTTTGACTCCTCTTCGGAACTTCTTAGAAGGGGATTGGAGGACAATTTCG AAAGAGAGGCGGATTCTTCAGAACCGGCGCCTGGATCTTGATGCCTGCAAAGCCAGACTGAAAAAGGCCAAAGCAGCTGAAGCGAAAGCTGCG TGTGAGGGAGAT gcCGTGCCTGATTTTCAGGAGACTAGACCTCGTAATTACATTCTCTCTGCCAGCGCATCCGCG CTGTGGAGTGATGAGGTAGATAAG GCTGAGCAGGAACTTCGTGTGGCTCAGACAGAGTTCGATCGGCAGGCGGAGGTTACTCGTCTCCTGTTAGAAGGAATTAGCAGTACCCAT gtGAATCACCTTCGCTGCCTCCAGGAGTTTGTGGAGTCCCAGGCCACATATTATGCCCAGTGCTATCGACACATGCTGGACCTACAGAAACAGCTGGGCAG aTTTCCAGGCACCTTTGTGGGCAACACAGAACCTGCTTCCTCACCTCTGAGCAGTGCCTCCCTGGCGACGGCTGCTGCCACCATCCCGGTAGTGCCCACTGTGGCTGGTATCCCTGCCACAGGAGAAGCTGCCATCAGCTTGGATGATGTGGCTCCACCTGCTAGTGGTACCCGAAAGGCCAGAGTGTTGTATGACTATGAGGCAGCTGACAGCAGTGAACTGGCCCTCCTGGCTGATGAG CTCATTACAGTCTACAGCCTCCCTGGAATGGATCCTGACTGGCTCATAGGGGAGAGAGGCAACAGAAAGGGGAAAGTGCCTGTCACCTACTTGGAACTGCTCAGTTAG
- the SH3GLB2 gene encoding endophilin-B2 isoform X6 gives MDFNMKKLASDAGIFFTRAVQFTEEKFGQAEKTELDAHFENLLARADSTKNWTEKILRQTEVLLQPNPSARVEEFLYEKLDRKVPSRVTNGELLAQYMTEAANELGPETPYGKTLIKVGETEKCLGAAERDFIHSASINFLTPLRNFLEGDWRTISKERRILQNRRLDLDACKARLKKAKAAEAKAALWSDEVDKAEQELRVAQTEFDRQAEVTRLLLEGISSTHVNHLRCLQEFVESQATYYAQCYRHMLDLQKQLGRFPGTFVGNTEPASSPLSSASLATAAATIPVVPTVAGIPATGEAAISLDDVAPPASGTRKARVLYDYEAADSSELALLADELITVYSLPGMDPDWLIGERGNRKGKVPVTYLELLS, from the exons ATGGACTTCAACATGAAGAAGCTGGCGTCGGACGCGGGCATCTTCTTCACCAGGGCGGTGCAG TTCACTGAGGAGAAGTTCGGTCAGGCAGAGAAGACAGAACTAGATGCTCACTTTGAAAACCTCCTGGCTCGGGCAGACAGCACCAAGAACTGGACAGAAAAGATCCTTCGCCAGACGGAGGTGCTACTACAACCAAATCCTA GTGCCCGGGTAGAAGAATTCCTCTATGAGAAGCTGGACAGGAAGGTTCCCTCTCGAGTCACCAATGGGGAGCTGCTGGCCCAGTACATGACAGAGGCTGCCAATGAGCTGGGGCCGGAGACACCCTATG GGAAGACCCTGATCAAGGTTGGAGAGACGGAGAAATGCCTTGGGGCAGCAGAGCGAGACTTCATCCACTCGGCTTCCATCAACTTTTTGACTCCTCTTCGGAACTTCTTAGAAGGGGATTGGAGGACAATTTCG AAAGAGAGGCGGATTCTTCAGAACCGGCGCCTGGATCTTGATGCCTGCAAAGCCAGACTGAAAAAGGCCAAAGCAGCTGAAGCGAAAGCTGCG CTGTGGAGTGATGAGGTAGATAAG GCTGAGCAGGAACTTCGTGTGGCTCAGACAGAGTTCGATCGGCAGGCGGAGGTTACTCGTCTCCTGTTAGAAGGAATTAGCAGTACCCAT gtGAATCACCTTCGCTGCCTCCAGGAGTTTGTGGAGTCCCAGGCCACATATTATGCCCAGTGCTATCGACACATGCTGGACCTACAGAAACAGCTGGGCAG aTTTCCAGGCACCTTTGTGGGCAACACAGAACCTGCTTCCTCACCTCTGAGCAGTGCCTCCCTGGCGACGGCTGCTGCCACCATCCCGGTAGTGCCCACTGTGGCTGGTATCCCTGCCACAGGAGAAGCTGCCATCAGCTTGGATGATGTGGCTCCACCTGCTAGTGGTACCCGAAAGGCCAGAGTGTTGTATGACTATGAGGCAGCTGACAGCAGTGAACTGGCCCTCCTGGCTGATGAG CTCATTACAGTCTACAGCCTCCCTGGAATGGATCCTGACTGGCTCATAGGGGAGAGAGGCAACAGAAAGGGGAAAGTGCCTGTCACCTACTTGGAACTGCTCAGTTAG
- the SH3GLB2 gene encoding endophilin-B2 isoform X5: protein MDFNMKKLASDAGIFFTRAVQFTEEKFGQAEKTELDAHFENLLARADSTKNWTEKILRQTEVLLQPNPSARVEEFLYEKLDRKVPSRVTNGELLAQYMTEAANELGPETPYGKTLIKVGETEKCLGAAERDFIHSASINFLTPLRNFLEGDWRTISKERRILQNRRLDLDACKARLKKAKAAEAKAALWSDEVDKAEQELRVAQTEFDRQAEVTRLLLEGISSTHVNHLRCLQEFVESQATYYAQCYRHMLDLQKQLGSTQGVIFPGTFVGNTEPASSPLSSASLATAAATIPVVPTVAGIPATGEAAISLDDVAPPASGTRKARVLYDYEAADSSELALLADELITVYSLPGMDPDWLIGERGNRKGKVPVTYLELLS, encoded by the exons ATGGACTTCAACATGAAGAAGCTGGCGTCGGACGCGGGCATCTTCTTCACCAGGGCGGTGCAG TTCACTGAGGAGAAGTTCGGTCAGGCAGAGAAGACAGAACTAGATGCTCACTTTGAAAACCTCCTGGCTCGGGCAGACAGCACCAAGAACTGGACAGAAAAGATCCTTCGCCAGACGGAGGTGCTACTACAACCAAATCCTA GTGCCCGGGTAGAAGAATTCCTCTATGAGAAGCTGGACAGGAAGGTTCCCTCTCGAGTCACCAATGGGGAGCTGCTGGCCCAGTACATGACAGAGGCTGCCAATGAGCTGGGGCCGGAGACACCCTATG GGAAGACCCTGATCAAGGTTGGAGAGACGGAGAAATGCCTTGGGGCAGCAGAGCGAGACTTCATCCACTCGGCTTCCATCAACTTTTTGACTCCTCTTCGGAACTTCTTAGAAGGGGATTGGAGGACAATTTCG AAAGAGAGGCGGATTCTTCAGAACCGGCGCCTGGATCTTGATGCCTGCAAAGCCAGACTGAAAAAGGCCAAAGCAGCTGAAGCGAAAGCTGCG CTGTGGAGTGATGAGGTAGATAAG GCTGAGCAGGAACTTCGTGTGGCTCAGACAGAGTTCGATCGGCAGGCGGAGGTTACTCGTCTCCTGTTAGAAGGAATTAGCAGTACCCAT gtGAATCACCTTCGCTGCCTCCAGGAGTTTGTGGAGTCCCAGGCCACATATTATGCCCAGTGCTATCGACACATGCTGGACCTACAGAAACAGCTGGGCAG TACTCAAGGTGTGAT aTTTCCAGGCACCTTTGTGGGCAACACAGAACCTGCTTCCTCACCTCTGAGCAGTGCCTCCCTGGCGACGGCTGCTGCCACCATCCCGGTAGTGCCCACTGTGGCTGGTATCCCTGCCACAGGAGAAGCTGCCATCAGCTTGGATGATGTGGCTCCACCTGCTAGTGGTACCCGAAAGGCCAGAGTGTTGTATGACTATGAGGCAGCTGACAGCAGTGAACTGGCCCTCCTGGCTGATGAG CTCATTACAGTCTACAGCCTCCCTGGAATGGATCCTGACTGGCTCATAGGGGAGAGAGGCAACAGAAAGGGGAAAGTGCCTGTCACCTACTTGGAACTGCTCAGTTAG